The nucleotide sequence GATTGGAGTTATGGAGCAGCCATAGGATTATTCAATACTGTAATTAATTTAATCTTGCTTATCACTGCTGACAGAATTGCAAAACGCTTAAATGACGGACAAGGACTATAATGACGGAAGGGGGTTAGGTTAAATGTTCAAAAGAGAGTCTACAGGGGATAAGATCCTGTTAATTTCTAATGGAGTTATCTTAGCATTAATTGTGCTATCAGTGCTCTTGCCTCTGATATATGTATTGATAGGCTCCTTCATGGACCCTACAATGCTAAGAAATCATGGTTTGAGTTTTAATCCTAAGGATTGGACTATAAACGGATATGAGCGTATTTTTGAAGATGATTCTATTTGGAGAGGATTTCTAAATTCATTGTACTATTCAACATTTGGTACTTTTATTTCAGTTACTGTATGTTTATTTGCAGCCTATCCATTAACTAGAAAAGACTTTGTTGGTAAAAAGTACATTATGATTTACTTCGTTATCACCATGTTCTTCGGTGGAGGACTCATTCCAACCTATATGACAATAAAAAACCTCAAGTTACTAAATACAGTTTGGGCTTTAGTTTTACCGGGAGCAGTAAGTGCGTGGAACATAATTTTAATTAGAACCTATTATCAAGGAATTCCACAGGAACTGAGAGAGGCTGCAACGGTTGACGGAGCTACAGATATGCAATATTTTTTTAAGATATTGTTACCTCTTAGCAAACCTATAATAGCTGTATTAAG is from Clostridium thermarum and encodes:
- a CDS encoding carbohydrate ABC transporter permease encodes the protein MFKRESTGDKILLISNGVILALIVLSVLLPLIYVLIGSFMDPTMLRNHGLSFNPKDWTINGYERIFEDDSIWRGFLNSLYYSTFGTFISVTVCLFAAYPLTRKDFVGKKYIMIYFVITMFFGGGLIPTYMTIKNLKLLNTVWALVLPGAVSAWNIILIRTYYQGIPQELREAATVDGATDMQYFFKILLPLSKPIIAVLSLWGFVGRWNSWFDAMIYLNDQKMAPLQLVLRKILIMNQPSPGMISDIQAIAYQAEVAELLKYSTIVVSSLPLILMYPFFQKYFEKGVMIGSIKG